The following proteins come from a genomic window of Papilio machaon chromosome 7, ilPapMach1.1, whole genome shotgun sequence:
- the LOC106714111 gene encoding juvenile hormone esterase isoform X1 encodes MFLSRFNLFNYSFTMVIVTINQGDLKGVLCKSGNVEYCAFKGIPYAQPPIGALRFKAPEPPQPWTGIRDASQHGAVCPQYNERLDRIEAGSEDCLYINVYSKSLTPLQPLPVLVWIHGGGFYTGSGNSDFYGPEFFMEHDVVLVTFNYRLEVLGFLCLDNEDVPGNAGLKDQVMALKWVKNNISAFGGDPGNVTIFGCSAGAASTSYHLTSKMSEGLFNKAICQSGVCLNEWSYNLYAKKRAFQLGKLLGKETEDELELLDFLRQLPASSLVNIKLPALDVEHRDMADSIYFGPVIEKSNLKIEKFITEPPYESMKGGRVADVPIIVGYTTAEGIETARKINHLLIYLSKIGSIVPREIKLKVNADVLKCIDLKIRDKYFNGKTITNNMLQELTDLHTYSLFTYNIYRYATYCAKNNSSPVYLYKFAAETERNFAKGNYKMDHLNGVCHADELPYLFNVTCLNIPLTDNSIPIIKEMVGLWTSFARTGNPTESRNITWKPYTGKTKNCYVISKTCVCSENPDSDHIDFWEEIYANVFDGDTKCNI; translated from the exons ATGTTCCTTTCCCGCTTTAACTTATTCAA ctaTAGTTTCACAATGgtaattgtaacaattaatcAAGGTGATCTAAAAGGAGTATTGTGTAAAAGTGGCAATGTAGAATATTGTGCATTCAAAGGTATTCCTTACGCACAGCCACCGATTGGGGCATTACGATTCAAG GCACCAGAGCCGCCGCAACCTTGGACTGGGATACGAGATGCATCGCAACACGGAGCTGTCTGTCCGCAGTACAACGAGCGTTTGGACCGCATCGAGGCCGGCAGCGAAGACTGTCTCTACATTAATGTATACTCTAAATCACTGACACCTCTTCAGCCGCTACCAGTTCTCGTTTGGATCCACGGCGGAGGATTCTATACGGGCTCCGGTAACTCTGATTTTTACGGACCGGAATTTTTCATGGAGCACGATGTTGTTCTTGTCACCTTTAACTATAGACTAGAAGTTCTTGGCTTCCTCTGTCTCGATAACGAAGATGTTCCTGGAAATGCCGGCTTGAAGGACCAAGTGATGGCTTTAAAATgggtcaaaaataatatatccgCTTTCGGAGGGGACCCTGGTAACGTCACAATTTTCGGATGCAGCGCCGGTGCGGCTTCCACAAGTTATCATTTGACATCTAAAATGAGTGaaggtttatttaataaggcTATATGTCAGAGCGGTGTATGTTTGAATGAATGGAGTTACAATTTATACGCCAAAAAGCGTGCATTCCAACTTGGAAAGTTATTGGGCAAAGAAACCGAAGATGAGTTGGAactattagattttttaagacAGCTACCAGCATCCTcacttgttaatattaaattacccGCTCTAGATGTTGAACACAGGGATATGGCAGATAGTATATACTTCGGACCTGTGAtagaaaaatctaatttaaaaatagagaaaTTTATAACAGAACCACCTTATGAATCAATGAAAGGTGGAAGAGTTGCCGATGTGCCAATTATAGTGGGATATACAACGGCCGAGGGCATTGAAACCGCAAGAAAAATTAATCACTTACTAATTTATCTGTCAAAAATAGGCTCTATTGTACCAAGAGAAATCAAACTTAAAGTAAATGCAGACGTACTTAAATGCATAGATTTGAAAATACGTGACAAATATTTCAATGGCAAgacaataacaaataacatgTTGCAAGAATTAACAGATCTTCACacttatagtttatttacttataatatttatagatatgCAACGTATTgtgcaaaaaataattcaagtccagtatatttgtacaaatttgCTGCGGAAACAGAAAGGAACTTTGCAAAAGGCAATTATAAGATGGATCACTTGAATGGTGTTTGCCATGCAGATGAATTACCGTATTTATTCAATGTTACCTGCCTTAATATTCCATTAACTGATAATTCTATacctataataaaagaaatggtTGGTTTATGGACTTCTTTTGCTCGAACCGG gAATCCCACGGAATCGAGAAATATAACATGGAAACCATATACTGGTAAAACAAAGAACTGTTATGTCATCAGTAAAACATGTGTTTGCAGTGAAAACCCAGATTCAGACCATATTGACTTCTGGGAAGAAATATACGCGAATGTGTTTGACGGAGACACtaaatgcaatatttaa
- the LOC106714111 gene encoding juvenile hormone esterase isoform X2, protein MVIVTINQGDLKGVLCKSGNVEYCAFKGIPYAQPPIGALRFKAPEPPQPWTGIRDASQHGAVCPQYNERLDRIEAGSEDCLYINVYSKSLTPLQPLPVLVWIHGGGFYTGSGNSDFYGPEFFMEHDVVLVTFNYRLEVLGFLCLDNEDVPGNAGLKDQVMALKWVKNNISAFGGDPGNVTIFGCSAGAASTSYHLTSKMSEGLFNKAICQSGVCLNEWSYNLYAKKRAFQLGKLLGKETEDELELLDFLRQLPASSLVNIKLPALDVEHRDMADSIYFGPVIEKSNLKIEKFITEPPYESMKGGRVADVPIIVGYTTAEGIETARKINHLLIYLSKIGSIVPREIKLKVNADVLKCIDLKIRDKYFNGKTITNNMLQELTDLHTYSLFTYNIYRYATYCAKNNSSPVYLYKFAAETERNFAKGNYKMDHLNGVCHADELPYLFNVTCLNIPLTDNSIPIIKEMVGLWTSFARTGNPTESRNITWKPYTGKTKNCYVISKTCVCSENPDSDHIDFWEEIYANVFDGDTKCNI, encoded by the exons ATGgtaattgtaacaattaatcAAGGTGATCTAAAAGGAGTATTGTGTAAAAGTGGCAATGTAGAATATTGTGCATTCAAAGGTATTCCTTACGCACAGCCACCGATTGGGGCATTACGATTCAAG GCACCAGAGCCGCCGCAACCTTGGACTGGGATACGAGATGCATCGCAACACGGAGCTGTCTGTCCGCAGTACAACGAGCGTTTGGACCGCATCGAGGCCGGCAGCGAAGACTGTCTCTACATTAATGTATACTCTAAATCACTGACACCTCTTCAGCCGCTACCAGTTCTCGTTTGGATCCACGGCGGAGGATTCTATACGGGCTCCGGTAACTCTGATTTTTACGGACCGGAATTTTTCATGGAGCACGATGTTGTTCTTGTCACCTTTAACTATAGACTAGAAGTTCTTGGCTTCCTCTGTCTCGATAACGAAGATGTTCCTGGAAATGCCGGCTTGAAGGACCAAGTGATGGCTTTAAAATgggtcaaaaataatatatccgCTTTCGGAGGGGACCCTGGTAACGTCACAATTTTCGGATGCAGCGCCGGTGCGGCTTCCACAAGTTATCATTTGACATCTAAAATGAGTGaaggtttatttaataaggcTATATGTCAGAGCGGTGTATGTTTGAATGAATGGAGTTACAATTTATACGCCAAAAAGCGTGCATTCCAACTTGGAAAGTTATTGGGCAAAGAAACCGAAGATGAGTTGGAactattagattttttaagacAGCTACCAGCATCCTcacttgttaatattaaattacccGCTCTAGATGTTGAACACAGGGATATGGCAGATAGTATATACTTCGGACCTGTGAtagaaaaatctaatttaaaaatagagaaaTTTATAACAGAACCACCTTATGAATCAATGAAAGGTGGAAGAGTTGCCGATGTGCCAATTATAGTGGGATATACAACGGCCGAGGGCATTGAAACCGCAAGAAAAATTAATCACTTACTAATTTATCTGTCAAAAATAGGCTCTATTGTACCAAGAGAAATCAAACTTAAAGTAAATGCAGACGTACTTAAATGCATAGATTTGAAAATACGTGACAAATATTTCAATGGCAAgacaataacaaataacatgTTGCAAGAATTAACAGATCTTCACacttatagtttatttacttataatatttatagatatgCAACGTATTgtgcaaaaaataattcaagtccagtatatttgtacaaatttgCTGCGGAAACAGAAAGGAACTTTGCAAAAGGCAATTATAAGATGGATCACTTGAATGGTGTTTGCCATGCAGATGAATTACCGTATTTATTCAATGTTACCTGCCTTAATATTCCATTAACTGATAATTCTATacctataataaaagaaatggtTGGTTTATGGACTTCTTTTGCTCGAACCGG gAATCCCACGGAATCGAGAAATATAACATGGAAACCATATACTGGTAAAACAAAGAACTGTTATGTCATCAGTAAAACATGTGTTTGCAGTGAAAACCCAGATTCAGACCATATTGACTTCTGGGAAGAAATATACGCGAATGTGTTTGACGGAGACACtaaatgcaatatttaa